In the genome of Triticum urartu cultivar G1812 chromosome 5, Tu2.1, whole genome shotgun sequence, one region contains:
- the LOC125508884 gene encoding probable E3 ubiquitin-protein ligase RHC2A, translating to MDDDGDWIAARYLLSSILGRNPLVVDHVDEESFPVDHAPAAAARGGPAEAPVWQPPPAVFAVPSLAGTVCAVCTEEIAVADPVVRLPCAHWYHAGCIAPWLGIRSTCPMCRAELPAREEAGGAGAVGREKPPRAEAGTSAAGVRRDASSYGGYVAAGGVLSG from the coding sequence ATGGACGACGACGGCGACTGGATCGCGGCGAGGTACCTCCTCTCCTCCATCCTCGGCCGGAACCCGCTCGTGGTCGACCACGTCGACGAGGAGTCCTTCCCGGTCGACcacgcccccgccgccgccgcccgcggcgGGCCGGCGGAGGCGCCGGTGTGGCAGCCGCCGCCGGCTGTGTTCGCGGTGCCGAGCCTGGCCGGCACTGTTTGCGCGGTGTGCACGGAGGAGATCGCGGTGGCGGACCCCGTGGTGCGGCTGCCGTGCGCGCACTGGTACCACGCCGGCTGCATCGCGCCCTGGCTCGGGATCCGGAGCACCTGCCCCATGTGCCGCGCCGAGCTGCCGGccagggaggaggccggcggggcCGGCGCCGTCGGCCGCGAGAAGCCCCCGCGCGCCGAGGCCGGGACCAGCGCCGCCGGCGTGCGGCGGGACGCGTCGTCGTACGGGGGGTACGTCGCCGCCGGGGGCGTCCTGTCCGGCTGA